The stretch of DNA GGGATAAATCCAGCAGCTATAGGTTCTGTTGCCGGTGATCTGACTGATGTTGAAACAATGTTGGTGACAAAGGAATACCTTCAAGCTTTAGGGAGTGGCAATTTTGACTGTCGGCAAAATCAAAGTAAATTGACTAATAAAAACAGGGGTGATTATCTTTTTAATACTAGTATATGTGGGATTGAAGAGGCAGATTATTGCTTATTGGTAGGATGCAATCCAAGGTATGAAGCAACAATGGTCAATGCTAGAATCAGAAAAGCAAAATTGCGAAATAATTTACAAGTTGCATTGATTGCTGATAAAGTCGACCTAAGCTATCCATACAAACATCTCGGCAACAACCCTTGGGTGTTAAAGCAAATTACTGATGGAGTTCATCCGTTATGTCAAACTCTGCAAAATATGAGTAAACCCATGGTTATCGTAGGAGATTCGTTAACAGCGCAGGAAGATTTCGAGGCGATTGAGTATCACTGCCAAAAATTGCTCAATCAGTTTAATAAAGCTGGTAACCAATGGAATGGCTATAATATATTGCATAAAAGTGCTTCTAGGGTTGGGGGACTGGACATAGGATTTGTCTCTCAAGATGCGGACACCAACACAAAAGAGATATTACGCAGATGCGAGGTTCTTTTTCTGTTAGGGGCTGATGAGATCAATCCAAGTGATATTAATCATCGGGCATTTATTGTATACATTGGACATCACGGCGATAAAATGGCTGAGATGGCCAACATAATATTGCCTGCTACTGCGTTTACTGAAAAAGATGCAACTTACGTCAATCTGGAAGGAAGGGTACAAAATGTTTGGGCAGCAGTTGATCCTATTGGCCAAGCTAAGGTTGATTGGCAGATTATTTTGGATATAGCTAGGGCATCTGGAATTAATTTACCTTACTCCAACTTAAGTGGCATAAGAAAAAGAATGGTGGAGATAAACGATGTATTTGCGAAAGATAGCCAAATCAGTCATTACTCATTGCCTAGTGTAACGTCAAGGCAGAAAGAATTTACATCTGATAAATTGAACAGTTTTACGGAAAATTATTATCTCACAAACTCTATATGCAGAAGCTCAAGAACAATGCGTCAATGTTCCGAACTAATATCCTGAGAACTCTATATACCTCTAGTAAATCAAGGGGTGGCAAATTTATAGACGACAGAGAACTTGGAAAAGAGCTAGGAATACAAGCGATGAGCATGAGGCGCGACGCCAATTTTTTAAGTTAGCGGAGTATATATTATATGAAAGAATTTATGGACATCAAAACTCGGTGGAATGAAGTCAATGCACTGGTCCGGATGAATATGGAGAAGATGCTGTTTGAAAAGGAGCATGCAAAAGAGGGTGTAATTGTCGAAGCGATGAGATACATGCTACTTAGCGAAGGAAAAATGTTGAGGCCTTTTTTAGTTTGCATAGTTAATGAAATGTTTGGCTTAAGTACAGATTTAGTAATTAGTGGAGCAACTGCCATTGAGATGATTCATACATACACATTGATACACGATGACTTGCCAGCGATGGATAATGATGATTATAGGCGTGGGAAATTATCTTGCCATAAAAAATATGGCGAAGCGATAGCAATTCTTGCTGGTGATGCATTGCTTACATTGGCGTTTCAGCTTTTGGTAGATACAAACGTGGAGCCGCAAATAAAATTAAAGTTAATCAAAGATACAACTGAGCTCATAGGTTATAAAGGCATAATAGCTGGCCAGGTGTTGGATTTGCTTGCAAAAAAACAAAAATTAGATGCTGATGAACTAAAAAAGATGAGGATTTTGAAAACCTCCAATCTATTTATGGCCTCTTGCAGGTATTCAGCTACTATTAACAACGCGAATGCAGCAGAGTTAAATGCTTTGGATAATTATGCAAAGAGTCTCGGCCTTGCATATCAAATTAAGGATGATATAGAAGACGGAGACGAACTCCAAAGTAACTTTATGTTAAACGATATAGTAAATGAATCGTTGAATTATCTTGATATTTTTGGTAAAAAAGCAAAGGTCCTTAGAGATTTTACCAGCTACCTGTTTAAGTGAGATTTGATATGCAAGATAAAGAAAAAGAGACAAACGAAGAAGAAAAATCTTCCAGACGAGACTTCTTTGTGATGAGTGCAACAGCAGTTGCATGCGTTGGCGCAGCTGCCGCTGCAATCCCAATCATAAGCTCTTTGGGTCCAGACAAAGGGGTCCTGGCAGCAGGCAGTACTGAAGTTGATATATCAAACATAAAACCAGGGGAGACTCACACAGTGATGTGGCGAGGAAAACCTGTTTTCATCACCAACAGAACACCTGAAGAAATTCAGGAAGCCGAAGGTGTTAATGTGGCTGAGTTAAGGGATCCACAAGAGGATAAAGACAGAGTTAAGCCTGGTAAAGCTGAATGGCTAGTAACAATAGGAATATGCACACACCTTGGATGCGTTCCGATTGGTAATAAAGGCGAGTTTGGCGGTTGGTTTTGCCCATGCCATGGGTCTCATTATGATAGCTCAGGCAGAATTCGGAAAGGGCCTGCACCCAAAAATCTGGCTGTTCCACCGTATGAGTTCATTAGTGATACCAAGATTAAAATAGGATAAGATATCTAAAATATGAAGAAAACCACAACAAGCATCTCAGATTCTATTATAAACTGGATTGAATATAGGTTGCCGATATTTAGTTTTATCAAACACTCTTCAGAGTATCAAGTGCCTAAAAACCTTAATTACGCCTGGAGTTTTGGCTCTATGGCTGGAATCGCTTTGGTCTTCCAAATAATAACAGGGCTGTTTTTGGCAATGCAATACACCCCCCATGTAAAAATGGCGTTCGACAGTGTTGAAAACATTATGAGGAACGTTAATTATGGGTGGTTAATCCGATATATGCATGCAGTGGGAGCATCAATGTTTTTTGCAACTATTTACATTCATATGGCCAGAGGGCTTTATTACGGCTCATACAAATCTCCACGTGAGTTGGTGTGGTTTTTCGGGTTATTTATATTCGTGGCTACCATGGCAACAGCGTTTATGGGATACGTATTGCCTTGGGGGCAGATGAGCTATTGGGGGGCTAATGTGATAACCAATTTGTTCTCCGCAATCCCTTTTGTTGGAGATGATGTAGTAATATGGTTATGGGGCGGTTTTTCAGTGGATAATCCTACGCTTAACAGATTTTTTGCACTTCATTTTTTGTTACCATTCGTGATTGTTGGTCTTATAATAGTCCATATTATCGCGCTCCATGTACATGGATCTAACAACCCAACAGGTGTTGAGATAAAGTCCAAGAGGGATTCAATAGCTTTCCATCCTTATTACACGATCAAGGATTTCTTTGGTTTTGGTATATTCTTCATGATATACTTTTACTTCGTGTTTTTCCAACCAAACATGCTTGGGCATCCAGATAATTACATCGAAGCCAATCCTCTTGTAACTCCAGCACACATAGTACCAGAGTGGTATTTTCTTCCATTCTACGCAATTTTACGATCTATTCCGGATAAACTTGCCGGGGTGGTTGCTATGTTTGGGGCAATTGTTATACTATTTGCTTTGCCGTGGCTTGATAGATGCAAAGTAAAAAGCGCTAGATACCGTCCTCTGTTCAGAATTTTTACATATATGTTTTTTGTTAACTTTATCATTTTGGGATATTTAGGTGGTGAGGTTGCAGAAGAACCTTACATCACGTTTAGTCAGATATCTATGGGATGGTATTTTAGCCATTTCTTGATAATTTTGCCACTGTTATCCAAGTTCGAGAAAACAAAGCCCTTACCTGATTCTATCAGCATGAGTTAAATTTATAAGACCGTTAAGAACTCCCTCCGTCAAAAGTTGAAGTTAAAATTTGAAATTTTCTTATGGATTTGATCAGATTTTTATCTGCTTATACCCTCGCTTCACCATACTTCAACATATTTTGACGGAGAGACCGTATACCGCTTTATCTATGATAGTTCATAATGGAAAGTTGTGGTTTCAACGATTGCTAAGGACTGAGTGCTATCGGCAGCATCAGAACTGCCTATAACAACAGTGTTATCACCAACGTCGCTTTCGACATATTTGCTTGGCAATATATTGTCAAACCCGCCACTCTTATAAATTGAGTATAACTCATACGCACCCAATCCTGACACTATTGAACCAGCAAGCAACGGTGTATCCCATATATAACCACCAAGTTGCACAACAGCATTAGCTGAATAGAAACCTACATAAGCAATGTCTGCGACTGTATGCAATGCACCAACACTTAACCATCCCAATGCTGCCGAAGAGTAATAAGCAGCATACCCAATATCCTGTATGATTTCACATCCATGGAAAATGGTCATCCCAACTTGTTCCAAAACGTTTAGAACATATATGGGGGCTGGCCCACTATGAGATAGTACGTCCAATCCCACTACAGCCGCTGTATAATATTTTAGGTGGGTAAAATCGTATAAGCTGGAGTAGGTAAAACCATTAGTATCGCCTTCAGATACATCTTTTGCCAATGGCTGATCTTTATTTTCAATAACGCTGTTTTTAGCCATACTCTCAGAGTTGATTTTTCTATAAAGTTTGGCAAACGCTTTACCCATACCCCCATTAGGAACATACTCAACAACATTGCTTTGTTTAAAAGTAGGCAAATATGTCGAAAATGGCGTGGTTGAAAAATCATCTAAAAAAGGTGAGGAAAGCACATATTCATTGACACCATCAGCACTTTTTACAACATCTACTTGAGACGCCTGTGGAACAGATATTAATATACTGTTTTGTTTATCACTATTCATAAAATATCCCCATATTAAATTAGATAATGTCGTCATGAGATTTTAAGCCAAAGAGATAAACATCTAATCTGAATTGCGGCAAGGAAAGAAGCTGAATTTTTAGCATATCTGGTTGCAATTCCCCTCCATCTTTTAAGATGAAGAAAGGTGTTTTCTACAATATGCCTTATTTTATATAAATCTTTATTGTATTTTCTCTGGGTGATTCTGTTCTTTTTAGGAGGAATAACAACTCTCATGCCCAATTCTTGGGCATGGTCAATTATGTAATTAGCATCGTACCCTCTGTCGGCTAGTAAGTACTCAGCTTTCATCTCTTCAATAAGATTAACAGCCTGCTTGCAATCAGCTTCTGAGCCTTTTGTGATAATAACTTTGAGTGGCATACCATGTGAATCCACGGCAAGGTGAATCTTTGTATTGAGCCCCCTTTTGTACGACTCATATCTTGATTGCCGCCTTTTGCACCTGAAGCATGTGGATGCACTTTACTATGACTTGCGTCTATCATTAACCATTCCATATCAGGTTCTTTCACAAATATCTCCAATAAAGCCTCCCATATCCTTTTGTCTCTCCATCTGCAAAATCTTTTATGTGTATTTTTCCATCCTCCATATTCTGAAGGCAAATCTCTCCAGGGAGAACCTGTTCTTAATATCCAAAATACTGCGTTAATGAATCTTCTGTTATTATGTGCCAAACCTCCCCACGTACCCTCCCTTCCTGGCAAATGATCCTTTATCAAATCCCACATATTATCTGTTATATCATGCCTATGTAGCCCTAAATCCATTTTTACTCCTGATTTATCTTTTCTTTCATATTATACCACAAATCTCATGACGACACTATCTAAGGAAGTTTGGACCATGGTCTAAAAAAATTAACAAAAAACTGGTTTCCCCAAGAATTCAAAAGATTTCTTTGAGGTGGGATATGGTAATTTTTAGCTTTTTATTGATTCTGCGAAGCGTGATTTTATGAGCTTAGGCAGTAAGAACCGTTAAACGTTTTAAATTAAAGCAGATAGCATTCATAAATTCAGCAAACTGATTTTTGGCAATTCCTATGTATCGCAATCGTTTATTATCTTGAGAAAACACCCTCTCAAACGGAGCCCTTATGGAAGTATAGTATCGATCAAGGTCAAAATTCTTTTGCTTCATATTGTTTTTCTTGATGGCGCAAAAATGAATACCTCTGCTTTTAGCTGCATTCTTTGCTGGTGCAACACAAGGGAGTGTTGCCATAAGATAGATAAGATGCTAAAATGAATATAGCGAGCAACAAAGAAAATAGAGATATGAATACAGAGTGTAAAAAATGCAGTAGCAGTAAATACGTTAAGAATGGTAATATTAGGGGTATGCAAAGGTATAAATGCAAAGAGTGTGGATGTAATTTTACAAACACTAAATTAAGAGGCTGTTCGCCAGAGATGAAGGCTCTGGCAGTGTTATTGTACAGCATGGGAAAAAGTAGCTTTAGATGGCTAGGGAAATTATTTAAAGTAGCTCATACTAGCGTATATAAGTGGATAATACTGTATGCTAAAAAGATACCAAGACCAACAGTGCCGGAAGAATTGAGAGAAGTTGAAATAGATGAGATGTGGCATTTTGTAGATTCAAAAAAAACAAATTATGGATATGGAAAGCCTATAGTAGGGAGCTCAAGAGAGTTGTTGCCTGGGTGGTTGGTAAGCGTAACGTTACAACCTTTAGAAAATTGTGGAAAATCATAAGTAGAGATAATTGCACTTATTACACAGACGATTGGTCTGTTTATTCAGAGGTTATACCTCGCCATCAACATGTTGTTGGCAAACAACATACACTCTCAATTGAGTCCAATAACTCAAACACAAGGCACAGAATTGCAAGAATGACCAGAAAAACAAAGGTAGTTTCAAAATCTGAAGAAGTTGTCGATCTTACGATTAAGCTCTGGCTACATTTTGAGGATAACAATAATTTCCTAAGTGAGCAGGGCAATTTTATATCTATCTTTGGCTAACACTCTGAATAATTATTCTCAAAAGTAAAAATCAACGAGGTCTTGTCTGAGATTTTTAATCCTAAAATTGCTGCAAAAAACAATTCATTATTTTTTATTTTAGAATGTAGCTTAGCTGCAGACATGACTTCAAAAAAATTTCCCTTCATTTTTCCCATATCAAATGACCTAGCATAAGCAGCTCCGAACTTCAGTGAGGGATGAAAAACATGAGCACCACCTGCTCCTTGTATAGCAGGCGGCAACCCTATCATTACATCAAAAGAAGCCCGCTGATTTGCTTTTTTATATAACAATGTCCTAAGTCCTAAATCATACCCAACTCCAACAAAGTTCATATTAACTTTTGCATTTCTTAGTAGTATTTTTTCATCTTCTGATATCTGCTGATTACTTTGTATGTATTTCACGTCCTCTTTATTAAGTTGGCTATAATTGCCGTTGTTATGATGTACGGCATTATCTCCTTCGTCTAAGTCTATCTTTAAGGTACACATTATTCTTTGTATCTCTAATTTACTGATAAAAGTAAATCTATCAGATAACCCTCGCTCTTTATAAATTGAAAATATAAGTTTTTTTGTACTATCGTTGAAGAACAACTGTTGATTTGCAGCAGTATTTATATAACAGAACGACGTACTGTAACCTGAATCAAGCGCTATGCCATACTCAGTATATTTGTGTTTTTTTCCTCTTTCCCATGCATAACCAAGAAGCTTTGGGAGTGTTTTAAAAGGGATAGGAAAGAAGAAAAGAATGTGATATAAGGAGAGGGAAGGAAAAAAAAGAAAGGGAAAAATGGAGAAAATAGAATGTAAATATTGCAAAGGGAAAGGGGTATCAAAAAATGGATATGCAAGGAAAAAGCAGAGATACAAATGTAAGAGTTGTAATAAAAACTTTACAGAAGGAGATGGTAGGAAGAATTGGAAATATGGTAATAAAGAGAGGAGCATGGTGATAAAGATGTATCTAAATAACTGCGGAATTAGGAGGATAGCTCACATATTAAATATCCCGTTAAGTACAGTATTTTATTGGATCAAACAAGCAGGGAAAGTAGTAGATGAGATGGTGACGAATCAAAAGATAGAGGGAGATAAGAGGCGTATAGAGATATTAGAGATGGATGAGCTATATACATACGTCAAAAAAAAGAGAATAAAACAAGAATATGGACTGCTGTCGATAGGGACAGATTCAAAACTGTTGCGTTTAAAGTAGGTTCAGGTGATAAAGAAAATTACGTAGATT from Candidatus Bandiella woodruffii encodes:
- a CDS encoding IS1 family transposase, whose translation is MWKAYSRELKRVVAWVVGKRNVTTFRKLWKIISRDNCTYYTDDWSVYSEVIPRHQHVVGKQHTLSIESNNSNTRHRIARMTRKTKVVSKSEEVVDLTIKLWLHFEDNNNFLSEQGNFISIFG
- a CDS encoding cytochrome b produces the protein MKKTTTSISDSIINWIEYRLPIFSFIKHSSEYQVPKNLNYAWSFGSMAGIALVFQIITGLFLAMQYTPHVKMAFDSVENIMRNVNYGWLIRYMHAVGASMFFATIYIHMARGLYYGSYKSPRELVWFFGLFIFVATMATAFMGYVLPWGQMSYWGANVITNLFSAIPFVGDDVVIWLWGGFSVDNPTLNRFFALHFLLPFVIVGLIIVHIIALHVHGSNNPTGVEIKSKRDSIAFHPYYTIKDFFGFGIFFMIYFYFVFFQPNMLGHPDNYIEANPLVTPAHIVPEWYFLPFYAILRSIPDKLAGVVAMFGAIVILFALPWLDRCKVKSARYRPLFRIFTYMFFVNFIILGYLGGEVAEEPYITFSQISMGWYFSHFLIILPLLSKFEKTKPLPDSISMS
- a CDS encoding polyprenyl synthetase family protein, translated to MKEFMDIKTRWNEVNALVRMNMEKMLFEKEHAKEGVIVEAMRYMLLSEGKMLRPFLVCIVNEMFGLSTDLVISGATAIEMIHTYTLIHDDLPAMDNDDYRRGKLSCHKKYGEAIAILAGDALLTLAFQLLVDTNVEPQIKLKLIKDTTELIGYKGIIAGQVLDLLAKKQKLDADELKKMRILKTSNLFMASCRYSATINNANAAELNALDNYAKSLGLAYQIKDDIEDGDELQSNFMLNDIVNESLNYLDIFGKKAKVLRDFTSYLFK
- the nuoG gene encoding NADH-quinone oxidoreductase subunit NuoG — translated: MPKLKINGQEVEVPQGFSVIQACEKAGIEIPRFCYHDKLKIAGNCRMCLVEMEKSPKPIASCAQVAIDGMVIHTNTPLVKRAREGVMEFLLANHPLDCPICDQGGECDLQDQAMKYGRGESRYKEEKRAVRDKNFGPLIQTHMTRCIHCTRCVRFMEDIAGTNELVAVNRGEDMEITTYTGEAIRSELSGNIIDLCPVGALTSKPYEFKARNWELRKTESIDIMDAVGSNIIINSRGNEVMRILPLANDDINEEWISDKTRFFYDGLKYQRLDKPMLRDAGKLTACSWQEALSFLANKVKGINPAAIGSVAGDLTDVETMLVTKEYLQALGSGNFDCRQNQSKLTNKNRGDYLFNTSICGIEEADYCLLVGCNPRYEATMVNARIRKAKLRNNLQVALIADKVDLSYPYKHLGNNPWVLKQITDGVHPLCQTLQNMSKPMVIVGDSLTAQEDFEAIEYHCQKLLNQFNKAGNQWNGYNILHKSASRVGGLDIGFVSQDADTNTKEILRRCEVLFLLGADEINPSDINHRAFIVYIGHHGDKMAEMANIILPATAFTEKDATYVNLEGRVQNVWAAVDPIGQAKVDWQIILDIARASGINLPYSNLSGIRKRMVEINDVFAKDSQISHYSLPSVTSRQKEFTSDKLNSFTENYYLTNSICRSSRTMRQCSELIS
- the petA gene encoding ubiquinol-cytochrome c reductase iron-sulfur subunit codes for the protein MQDKEKETNEEEKSSRRDFFVMSATAVACVGAAAAAIPIISSLGPDKGVLAAGSTEVDISNIKPGETHTVMWRGKPVFITNRTPEEIQEAEGVNVAELRDPQEDKDRVKPGKAEWLVTIGICTHLGCVPIGNKGEFGGWFCPCHGSHYDSSGRIRKGPAPKNLAVPPYEFISDTKIKIG
- a CDS encoding IS5 family transposase (programmed frameshift), translating into MDLGLHRHDITDNMWDLIKDHLPGREGTWGGLAHNNRRFINAVFWILRTGSPWRDLPSEYGGWKNTHKRFCRWRDKRIWEALLEIFVKEPDMEWLMIDASHSKVHPHASGAKGGNQDMSRTKGGFNTKIHLAVDSHGMPLKVIITKGSEADCKQAVNLIEEMKAEYLLADRGYDANYIIDHAQELGMRVVIPPKKNRITQRKYNKDLYKIRHIVENTFLHLKRWRGIATRYAKNSASFLAAIQIRCLSLWLKIS